Proteins encoded by one window of Lepisosteus oculatus isolate fLepOcu1 chromosome 18, fLepOcu1.hap2, whole genome shotgun sequence:
- the rnaseh2c gene encoding ribonuclease H2 subunit C, with protein MSGTSVIRVDLASVSRADGEPVHLLPCEVEHDGPAQVDRFFSAAVKERESDKSVSFRGRGLRGREVSCPEGYTGLVLKEDHRPVSEEEERSLRVRTVFSSLTYWNLETPPSSDDGVAMAMSWPDIAGAIHGPVED; from the exons ATGTCCGGCACCAGTGTGATCCGAGTGGACCTGGCCTCCGTCTCGCGGGCCGACGGGGAGCCCGTCCACCTCCTGCCCTGCGAGGTCGAGCACGACGGGCCGGCCCAGGTGGACCGCTTCTTCAGCGCCGCGGTCAAGGAGCGCGAGAGCG ACAAGAGCGTGTCGTTCCGGGGCCGTGGGCTCAGAGGCCGGGAGGTCAGCTGTCCGGAGGGCTACACGGGCCTGGTGCTGAAAGAGGACCACAGGCCCGTCTCCGAGGAGGAG GAGCGCTCACTGAGGGTCAGGACGGTCTTCAGCAGCCTGACCTACTGGAACCTGGAGACGCCGCCCTCCTCGGACGATGGCGTTGCCATGGCGATGAGCTGGCCGGACATCGCGGGAGCA atcCACGGGCCTGTCGAAGACTAG
- the capn1 gene encoding LOW QUALITY PROTEIN: calpain-1 catalytic subunit (The sequence of the model RefSeq protein was modified relative to this genomic sequence to represent the inferred CDS: deleted 2 bases in 1 codon), producing the protein MAVVEQVFASGMAARLRSQWDREGGLGQHHQAVKYLGQDYETLRDHCLQNRTLFKDDAFPAEPSSLGFKELGPRSGKTQGVRWLRPGDICSNPQFIVGGATRTDICQGALGDCWLLAAIASLTLNDTVLHRVVPHGQSFQSQYAGIFHFQFWQFGEWVDVVIDDRLPARDGKLLFVHSAEGNEFWSALLEKAYAKVNGCYEALSGGSTSEGFEDFTGGVTEMYELRKPPSDLFTIVSKAVERGSLLGCSIDITSNLDMEAVTFKKLVKGHAYSVTGVEEVVCRGLPTKLVRIRNPWGEVEWTGAWSDNSTEWNSVDPSVRSRLQNRSEDGEFWMSFTDFLREFSRLEICNLTPDTLQCARVRKWNTTLYGSSWRRGSTAGGCRNFPATFWINPQFKVALKHPDTDSDESGCSFLVALMQKDRRRQRKEGADMETIGFAIYDVPDEYKGQSGVHLKRDFFLTHGSRARSELFINLREVSSRFCLPAGEYIIVPSTFEPNKEADFVLRVFSEKPADHEELDDEISADLPAEVALKESQIDEGFKTLFRQLAGADMEISVTELQTILNRIISKHKDLKTDGFGKEACRSMINLMDKDGNGKLGLTEFHLLWEKIKHYLTIFRKFDLDKSGTMNSYEMRLALEATGFKLNNHLFQLIILRYTEPDLCVDFDNFVSCLIRLETMFKTFKTLDTDADGVISLNFVQWISFTMFA; encoded by the exons ATGGCGGTGGTGGAGCAGGTGTTTGCCTCGGGCATGGCGGCGCGTCTGCGGAGCCAGTGGGACCGGGAAGGCGGTCTGGGTCAGCACCACCAGGCTGTCAAGTACCTGGGCCAGGACTACGAGACGCTCCGGGACCACTGCCTGCAGAACCGGACCCTGTTCAAAGATGACGCGTTCCCCGCCGAGCCGTCCTCGCTGGGCTTCAAGGAGCTGGGGCCCCGGTCCGGCAAGACGCAGGGCGTCCGGTGGCTGAGGCCCGGG GATATCTGCTCGAACCCGCAGTTCATTGTGGGCGGAGCCACGCGTACCGACATCTGTCAGGGAGCTCTGG GCGACTGCTGGCTGCTGGCGGCGATCGCTTCTCTGACTCTGAACGATACGGTGCTCCATCGGGTGGTGCCCCACGGGCAGAGCTTCCAAAGCCAGTATGCTGGC ATCTTCCACTTCCAG TTCTGGCAGTTCGGCGAGTGGGTGGACGTGGTGATCGATGACCGGCTGCCGGCGCGAGACGGGAAGCTGCTGTTCGTGCACTCGGCCGAGGGGAACGAGTTCTGGAGCGCCCTGCTGGAGAAGGCCTACGCCAA ggtgAACGGCTGCTACGAGGCTCTGTCCGGGGGCAGCACCTCGGAGGGGTTCGAGGACTTCACGGGCGGCGTGACGGAGATGTACGAGCTGAGGAAGCCGCCCTCTGACCTCTTCACCATCGTCTCCAAGGCCGTGGAGCGGGGCTCCCTGCTGGGCTGCTCCATCGAC ATCACCAGCAACCTGGACATGGAGGCCGTGACCTTTAAGAAGCTGGTGAAGGGCCACGCCTACTCCGTGACGGGCGTGGAGGAG GTGGTGTGCAGGGGCCTGCCCACCAAGCTGGTCCGGATCCGGAACCCCTGGGGAGAGGTGGAGTGGACCGGAGCCTGGAGTGACAA CTCCACGGAGTGGAACAGCGTGGACCCGTCCGTCAGGAGCCGTCTGCAGAACCGAAGCGAGGACGGGGAGTTCTG GATGTCGTTCACTGACTTCCTGCGGGAGTTCAGCCGGCTGGAGATCTGCAACCTGACGCCGGACACGCTGCAGTGCGCCCGCGTGCGGAAGTGGAACACCACGCTGTACGGGAGCAGCTGGAGGAGGGGCAGCACTGCGGGGGGCTGCAGGAACTTCCCTG CAACCTTCTGGATCAACCCCCAGTTCAAGGTGGCCCTGAAGCACCCCGACACCGACTCGGACGAGTCGGGCTGCAGCTTCCTGGTGGCGCTGATGCAGAAGGATCGCCGCCGGCAGCGCAAGGAGGGCGCGGACATGGAGACCATCGGATTCGCCATCTACGAC gtgccTGATGAG tacaAGGGTCAGTCGGGAGTGCACCTGAAGAGGGACTTCTTCCTCACCCACGGGTCGCGGGCCCGGTCCGAGCTCTTCATCAACCTGCGGGAGGTCAGCTCGCGGTTCTGCCTGCCGGCCGGCGAGTACATCATCGTCCCGTCCACCTTCGAGCCCAACAAGGAGGCCGACTTCGTGCTCAGGGTCTTCTCTGAGAAGCCTGCCGACCACGA GGAGCTGGATGATGAAATCTCAGCTGACCTGCCTGCAGAG GTCGCACTGAAGGAGAGCCAGATCGACGAGGGGTTCAAGACTCTGTTCAGGCAGCTGGCCGGAGCG GACATGGAGATCAGTGTGACGGAGCTGCAGACGATCCTGAACAGGATCATCTCGAAGC ACAAGGACCTGAAGACGGACGGGTTTGGGAAGGAGGCGTGCCGCAGTATGATCAACCTCATGGAC AAAGATGGAAATGGAAAGCTGGGCCTGACGGAGTTCCATTTGCTGTGGGAGAAGATCAAGCACTACCTG accaTCTTCAGGAAGTTTGACCTGGACAAGTCCGGCACCATGAACTCCTACGAGATGCGCTTGGCGCTAGAGGCTACAG